A genomic region of Pseudomonas sp. RSB 5.4 contains the following coding sequences:
- a CDS encoding D-2-hydroxyacid dehydrogenase family protein, which translates to MAVQIAVIDDWQDVARGVVDWSVLDSIGEVSFVHDYPADNAVLAERLGKYQVICVMRERTRFDQDLLQRLPNLKLLVTGGMRNAALDMQAAAGLGIKVCGTDSYKHAAPELTWALIMAATRNLVNEANSLRAGGWQQGLGGDLHGKTLGILGLGSIGQKVAQFGQVFGMRVIAWSENLTAERAQQAGVTYVSKQELFEQADVLSVHLVLSERSRGLVDAQALDWMKNTALLINTARGPIVDEAALIKALQKHKIAGAALDVFDQEPLPELHPFRTLENVLATPHVGYVSRQNYEQFFAQMIEDIQAWAAGSPLRLLN; encoded by the coding sequence ATGGCGGTGCAGATTGCAGTGATTGATGACTGGCAGGACGTGGCACGGGGTGTGGTCGACTGGTCGGTGCTCGACAGCATCGGCGAAGTCAGCTTCGTGCATGACTACCCGGCTGACAACGCCGTGCTGGCCGAACGACTGGGCAAGTACCAGGTGATCTGCGTGATGCGCGAGCGCACGCGTTTCGACCAGGATCTGCTGCAGCGCCTGCCCAACCTCAAGCTACTGGTCACCGGCGGCATGCGCAACGCGGCGCTGGATATGCAGGCGGCCGCCGGCCTCGGCATCAAGGTCTGCGGTACCGACAGCTACAAGCATGCGGCACCGGAACTGACCTGGGCACTGATCATGGCCGCCACGCGCAACCTGGTGAATGAAGCCAACTCCCTGCGCGCCGGTGGCTGGCAGCAAGGGCTGGGCGGCGACTTGCATGGCAAGACCTTGGGCATCCTCGGTCTTGGCAGCATTGGCCAGAAGGTCGCGCAATTCGGTCAGGTGTTCGGCATGCGCGTGATTGCCTGGAGCGAAAACCTCACCGCCGAGCGCGCGCAGCAGGCCGGCGTGACCTACGTCAGCAAGCAGGAATTGTTCGAGCAGGCCGACGTGCTCTCGGTGCACCTGGTACTCAGCGAGCGCAGCCGCGGGTTGGTCGATGCGCAGGCGCTGGACTGGATGAAAAACACCGCGCTGCTGATCAACACCGCGCGCGGGCCGATCGTCGATGAAGCGGCGCTGATCAAGGCATTGCAGAAACACAAGATCGCCGGGGCGGCGCTGGATGTGTTCGATCAGGAGCCGCTGCCTGAACTGCACCCGTTTCGCACACTGGAGAATGTATTGGCCACGCCGCATGTGGGGTATGTGAGTCGGCAGAACTATGAACAGTTCTTTGCGCAGATGATCGAGGATATTCAGGCTTGGGCGGCGGGGAGCCCGCTGCGCCTGTTGAATTGA
- a CDS encoding DUF411 domain-containing protein, with the protein MRNPLRIAALSALLLSSLAQAAELIPIEVHRDANCGCCKKWISHLEANGFKVEDHVESDMSSFKQQHGVPPRLGSCHTALINGKFVEGHVPAEQVLALSKRDDLLGIAAPGMPMGSPGMEMDGMSDAYQVIGLKKDGTDVVVADYPGH; encoded by the coding sequence ATGCGAAACCCTTTGCGAATCGCCGCCCTCAGCGCCCTGCTCCTGTCCTCCCTGGCCCAGGCCGCCGAGCTGATCCCGATCGAAGTGCATCGCGACGCCAATTGCGGCTGCTGCAAGAAATGGATCAGCCATCTCGAAGCCAACGGCTTCAAAGTCGAAGATCACGTCGAAAGCGACATGAGCAGCTTCAAGCAGCAACACGGCGTGCCACCGCGCCTCGGCTCTTGCCATACCGCGCTGATCAACGGCAAGTTCGTCGAAGGCCATGTGCCGGCTGAACAAGTGCTGGCCCTGAGCAAGCGCGACGATCTGCTGGGTATCGCCGCTCCGGGTATGCCCATGGGTTCGCCGGGCATGGAAATGGACGGTATGAGCGATGCCTATCAAGTGATCGGCCTGAAAAAGGACGGCACGGATGTGGTGGTGGCGGACTACCCGGGCCACTGA
- the malQ gene encoding 4-alpha-glucanotransferase yields MSDAQLEILASRAGLAVDWIDANGRPQKVAPAVLRNVLTGLGHPANTAQEIDASLLQLQQVQQDRHLPPLLTADVGVRVDLARYFEPETPCEIHLEDGSRLNLKLDAEAKLPGLIPVGYQQVHIADQYFTLAVAPERCFSVGDAVDNPIPRVWGLSAQLYGLRRPGDGGFGDTQALEELARVAGERGAEALAISPLHAMFSADTGRYSPYSPSSRLFLNSLYAAPGAILGERALRDAIDASGLAEQFKQLEDLKLIDWPAAADAKYKLLQALYDGFVAGEHPLHADFASFRHAGGEALENHCRFEAIQEMRADRGESLDWRQWPEHWHEPRGAALEAFAEEYAERIGYFAFCQWLIHRCLERAQTAARSAGMRIGLIADLAVGADGAGSQAWSFQDELLASLTVGAPPDILNRSGQGWGISAFSPEGLIRNGFRAFIDMLRANFAHAGGLRIDHVMGLQRLWVIPNGAAPADGAYLYYPFDDLLRLLTLESHRHQAIVLGEDLGTVPDGLREKLSARAILGMRVLLFEQDNTRFKPILDWPDNALATTTTHDLPTLNGWWHGRDIDWNSRLGFVDANGEIEWRRHRQREREGLRGALSQDPQNFREESHEADQVVDASVRFLGHTRAPLVLLPLEDALGIDEQANLPGTIDSHPNWSRRLPGNSEALLDGVDAARRLELLACARLQAAERDQ; encoded by the coding sequence ATGAGCGATGCGCAACTGGAAATACTCGCAAGCCGCGCCGGCCTTGCCGTCGACTGGATCGACGCCAACGGCCGTCCGCAGAAAGTCGCCCCGGCGGTACTGCGCAATGTCCTCACCGGCCTGGGCCATCCGGCCAATACCGCCCAGGAAATCGACGCCAGCCTGCTGCAGCTGCAACAGGTGCAGCAGGATCGCCACCTGCCACCCCTGCTGACCGCAGACGTCGGCGTCCGCGTTGATCTGGCCCGCTACTTCGAACCTGAAACCCCGTGCGAAATCCATCTGGAAGACGGTTCGCGGCTGAACCTCAAACTCGACGCCGAAGCCAAATTGCCGGGGTTGATCCCGGTCGGCTATCAGCAGGTGCACATCGCCGATCAGTATTTCACCCTCGCCGTAGCGCCGGAGCGTTGCTTCAGCGTTGGCGATGCGGTGGACAACCCGATCCCCCGTGTGTGGGGCCTGAGCGCGCAACTGTACGGTCTGCGCCGCCCCGGCGACGGCGGTTTCGGCGACACTCAGGCGCTGGAAGAGCTGGCCCGGGTGGCCGGCGAGCGCGGTGCCGAGGCACTGGCGATCAGTCCGCTGCATGCGATGTTCAGCGCCGATACCGGGCGCTACAGCCCTTATTCGCCGTCCAGCCGGCTGTTCCTCAATTCCCTGTATGCCGCACCGGGCGCGATCCTTGGCGAACGGGCGTTGCGCGATGCGATCGACGCCAGCGGTCTGGCCGAGCAATTCAAGCAACTGGAAGACCTCAAACTGATCGATTGGCCGGCCGCCGCCGATGCCAAGTACAAATTGCTGCAAGCCTTGTACGACGGCTTCGTCGCGGGCGAGCATCCGTTGCATGCCGACTTCGCCAGTTTCCGCCATGCCGGTGGTGAAGCGCTGGAAAATCACTGCCGCTTCGAAGCCATTCAGGAAATGCGTGCCGACCGTGGCGAAAGCCTCGACTGGCGGCAGTGGCCGGAGCACTGGCACGAACCGCGTGGCGCCGCCCTCGAAGCGTTTGCCGAAGAATACGCCGAGCGCATCGGCTACTTCGCCTTTTGCCAATGGCTGATCCATCGTTGCCTGGAGCGTGCGCAAACCGCTGCGCGCAGCGCCGGCATGCGCATCGGCCTGATCGCTGATCTGGCAGTCGGTGCCGACGGCGCTGGCAGCCAGGCGTGGAGCTTTCAGGACGAACTGCTTGCCTCGCTCACCGTCGGTGCACCGCCGGATATTCTCAACCGCTCCGGTCAGGGTTGGGGGATTTCCGCGTTCTCCCCCGAAGGCCTGATCCGCAACGGCTTTCGCGCTTTCATCGACATGTTGCGCGCCAACTTCGCCCATGCCGGCGGGCTACGCATCGACCATGTGATGGGCCTGCAACGCCTGTGGGTGATCCCCAACGGCGCCGCACCGGCCGATGGCGCTTATCTGTATTACCCGTTTGACGATCTGTTGCGGCTGTTGACCCTCGAATCCCATCGGCACCAGGCCATTGTCCTCGGTGAAGACCTCGGCACCGTGCCCGACGGCCTGCGGGAAAAACTCAGTGCGCGGGCGATCCTCGGCATGCGTGTGCTGCTGTTCGAACAGGACAACACCCGTTTCAAACCGATTCTCGACTGGCCGGATAACGCCCTGGCGACCACCACGACCCACGACCTGCCGACGCTCAACGGCTGGTGGCATGGACGCGACATCGACTGGAACTCGCGTTTGGGCTTCGTCGATGCCAACGGTGAAATCGAATGGCGCCGTCATCGTCAGCGTGAACGCGAAGGCCTGCGCGGTGCGCTGAGTCAGGACCCGCAGAACTTTCGCGAAGAGTCCCACGAAGCCGATCAAGTGGTGGATGCCAGCGTGCGCTTCCTCGGTCATACCCGCGCGCCGCTGGTGCTGCTGCCACTGGAGGACGCGCTGGGCATCGACGAACAGGCCAACCTGCCCGGCACCATCGACAGCCACCCGAACTGGTCGCGGCGTTTGCCCGGCAACAGCGAAGCGTTGCTCGATGGCGTCGATGCTGCGCGGCGTCTGGAACTGCTGGCGTGCGCCCGCCTGCAAGCTGCCGAGCGTGACCAATGA
- a CDS encoding alpha/beta hydrolase, translated as MSVTLTRWLPGLFLSTALPLLAQAAVPDNAPNDAPTYGPELQGFQYPYTLKHFAFESQGKSLQMGYMDVAAQGKANGRTVVLMHGKNFCAATWDSSIKALSEAGYRVVAPDQIGFCTSSKPDNYQYSFQQLATNTHRLLKTLGIQKASLLGHSTGGMLATRYALLFPDQVEQLALVNPIGLEDWKALGVPYRTVDQWYQRELKVTAQGIRDYERTTYYDGRWKPEFDRWVDMLAGLSNGPGKTRVAWNSALIYDMIFTQPVYYEFKDLKMPTLLLIGTSDTTAIGKDLASPEVKAKIGHYDVLGKQVAKLIPQSTLVEFPGLGHAPQMEEPAKFHQALLGWLNNSNPVR; from the coding sequence ATGTCCGTCACGCTCACACGCTGGCTGCCCGGCCTGTTCCTCAGCACAGCGCTGCCGCTATTGGCCCAGGCGGCCGTGCCCGACAACGCCCCGAACGACGCCCCGACCTATGGTCCGGAGCTGCAAGGGTTCCAATACCCCTACACACTCAAGCACTTTGCCTTTGAGTCACAGGGGAAATCCCTGCAGATGGGCTACATGGATGTTGCCGCCCAAGGCAAGGCCAACGGTCGCACCGTGGTGCTGATGCACGGCAAGAACTTTTGCGCCGCCACCTGGGACAGTTCGATCAAGGCCTTGAGCGAGGCCGGTTACCGGGTCGTCGCGCCGGATCAGATCGGCTTCTGCACCTCCAGCAAACCTGACAACTATCAATACAGTTTCCAGCAGTTGGCAACCAACACTCATCGCCTGCTCAAGACGCTCGGCATCCAGAAAGCCTCGCTGCTTGGCCACTCCACCGGCGGCATGCTCGCCACGCGCTATGCGCTGCTGTTCCCGGATCAGGTCGAACAACTGGCGCTGGTCAATCCGATCGGTCTGGAAGACTGGAAAGCCCTTGGCGTGCCCTATCGCACCGTTGATCAGTGGTATCAGCGCGAACTGAAAGTCACCGCCCAAGGCATTCGTGACTATGAGCGCACCACCTATTACGACGGCCGCTGGAAACCCGAATTCGACCGTTGGGTCGACATGCTCGCCGGCCTGAGCAACGGCCCGGGGAAAACCCGGGTGGCGTGGAACTCGGCGCTGATCTACGACATGATTTTCACCCAGCCGGTGTACTACGAGTTCAAGGACCTGAAGATGCCGACCCTGTTGCTGATCGGCACCTCTGATACCACGGCCATTGGCAAGGATCTCGCTTCCCCCGAGGTCAAGGCGAAAATCGGTCACTATGACGTGCTCGGCAAGCAGGTCGCCAAGCTGATCCCACAGTCGACGCTAGTGGAATTCCCCGGCCTGGGCCACGCGCCGCAGATGGAAGAACCGGCAAAATTTCATCAGGCCTTGCTCGGCTGGCTGAACAATTCCAATCCCGTTCGTTGA
- a CDS encoding methyl-accepting chemotaxis protein has translation MPAFRTIQARYTLFLVLFILLLSVLTVVGISQLVAPKLRQTEEQVVLNRIAEVAEQIQGELNKVQSQQRSITQTIPLLDSAAIDTVLPGLVDQYGEQKVFGGGIWPLPGQREAGRNKFSTFWHRDASGKLAVNTFWNSDAAPNYYDQSWYKGGMQTPRGQCAWAAAYKDDASAEPRTNCAMAIQKNGAAWGVSTIDVTLGFFNDLVARKEKDLNAEMLIVEADGKIISNSSRISGPIVLKNISELAAGSTFASQVKAGLQNREQAQRVEFDNNGEASTFFMRPIEGTPWFLATALPTKMLTAQRDDVLSSLSLLQIPLVILLVLLQVYAIRQLVSRMKALKANIDSLSSGDADLTRRITIRAEDELGAIGHSVNTFIAYLQNMIGEVTQATGAMASSLDDLQRTSANTSQILLRHASETDQTVTAITEMSSTAESVAQNAAETAAFTQRANENADRSRVVVGEATNSVVALIDEVASATQKVENMQQDAQRITEILGVIGAIAGQTNLLALNAAIEAARAGEQGRGFAVVADEVRALAARTQASTSEINEMLTRLTQGVSSSVAAMENTQASCQSAADATARVNSGLDEMAGSVSHINSLSTQIATAAEQQSAVTEEINRSMVQIRHMVEELVHSGQASERNTRQLLEANNRVSAIMGRFKVR, from the coding sequence ATGCCCGCATTCCGCACCATTCAGGCTCGCTACACGTTGTTTCTGGTTCTGTTCATCCTGCTGCTGTCGGTGCTGACCGTGGTCGGTATCAGCCAACTGGTCGCGCCCAAGCTGCGCCAGACTGAAGAACAGGTAGTGCTCAACCGCATCGCCGAAGTCGCCGAACAGATTCAGGGCGAGTTGAACAAAGTGCAGTCACAGCAGCGCAGCATTACCCAGACCATTCCGCTGCTCGACAGCGCGGCCATCGATACGGTGCTGCCGGGGCTGGTGGATCAATACGGCGAGCAGAAAGTTTTCGGTGGCGGGATCTGGCCATTGCCGGGCCAGCGCGAGGCCGGGCGCAACAAATTCAGCACCTTCTGGCACCGCGACGCCTCGGGCAAATTGGCGGTCAACACGTTCTGGAACAGCGACGCCGCCCCCAACTACTACGACCAGAGCTGGTACAAGGGCGGTATGCAGACCCCGCGCGGCCAGTGCGCCTGGGCTGCGGCCTATAAGGATGATGCGAGCGCCGAACCGCGCACCAACTGCGCCATGGCGATCCAGAAAAACGGCGCGGCATGGGGTGTGTCGACCATCGACGTGACGCTGGGTTTCTTCAACGATCTGGTGGCGCGCAAGGAAAAAGACCTGAACGCCGAAATGCTGATCGTCGAGGCCGACGGCAAGATCATCAGCAACAGCTCGCGCATCAGCGGCCCGATCGTGCTGAAGAACATCAGTGAACTCGCCGCCGGCTCGACCTTCGCCAGTCAGGTCAAGGCCGGCCTGCAGAACCGTGAGCAGGCGCAACGCGTCGAGTTTGACAACAACGGTGAAGCCAGCACCTTCTTCATGCGCCCGATCGAAGGCACGCCGTGGTTCCTCGCCACCGCCCTGCCGACCAAGATGCTTACCGCCCAGCGCGACGACGTGCTCAGCAGCCTGAGCCTGTTGCAGATTCCGCTGGTGATCCTGCTGGTGCTGTTGCAGGTCTACGCGATTCGCCAACTGGTTTCGAGGATGAAAGCCCTGAAGGCCAACATCGACTCGCTGTCCAGCGGCGATGCCGACCTGACCCGCCGCATCACCATCCGCGCCGAAGACGAACTGGGCGCCATCGGCCACTCGGTCAACACCTTCATTGCCTACCTGCAGAACATGATCGGTGAAGTGACGCAGGCCACCGGCGCCATGGCCTCGAGCCTCGATGACCTGCAGCGTACGTCGGCCAACACCAGCCAGATCCTGCTGCGCCACGCTTCGGAAACCGATCAGACCGTCACCGCCATCACCGAGATGAGCTCGACCGCCGAAAGCGTTGCGCAGAACGCCGCTGAAACCGCAGCGTTCACCCAGCGCGCCAACGAAAACGCCGACCGTTCGCGGGTCGTGGTCGGGGAAGCGACCAACAGCGTGGTGGCCTTGATCGACGAAGTGGCCAGTGCCACCCAGAAAGTCGAAAACATGCAGCAGGACGCGCAGCGCATCACCGAAATTCTCGGGGTGATCGGCGCGATTGCCGGGCAGACCAACCTGCTGGCACTCAACGCTGCTATTGAAGCCGCGCGCGCCGGTGAACAGGGCCGCGGCTTTGCCGTGGTCGCCGATGAAGTCCGCGCCCTCGCCGCCCGCACCCAGGCCAGCACCTCGGAAATCAACGAGATGTTGACCCGCCTGACACAGGGCGTGAGTTCGTCGGTCGCCGCCATGGAAAACACGCAGGCCAGTTGCCAATCCGCCGCTGACGCCACTGCCCGGGTCAACTCGGGCCTCGATGAAATGGCCGGTTCGGTCAGCCACATCAACAGCCTCAGCACCCAGATCGCCACCGCTGCCGAACAGCAAAGCGCGGTGACCGAAGAGATCAACCGCAGCATGGTGCAGATCCGCCACATGGTTGAAGAACTGGTGCACAGCGGTCAGGCCAGCGAACGCAATACCCGTCAGTTGCTCGAAGCCAACAACCGGGTGAGCGCGATCATGGGGCGGTTCAAGGTTCGTTGA
- a CDS encoding YqaA family protein — translation MAAGYVGLFAAAFGAATLLPLQSEALLVGLIVSDRYWLWGLLGVATLGNVLGSLVNWWLGRGLERFQDRRWFPVNARHMATARKHYERYGHWSLLLSWLPVIGDPLTLIAGVMREPLGRFLLIVTLAKAARYAVVAMLTLGWLG, via the coding sequence ATGGCTGCCGGTTACGTCGGGCTGTTCGCGGCGGCGTTCGGCGCTGCGACGCTGTTGCCGCTGCAATCCGAAGCGCTGCTGGTCGGTCTGATCGTCAGTGACCGTTACTGGCTCTGGGGCCTGCTGGGCGTGGCGACACTGGGCAATGTCCTCGGTTCGCTGGTCAACTGGTGGCTGGGACGCGGCCTCGAACGCTTTCAGGATCGGCGCTGGTTTCCCGTCAACGCCAGACACATGGCCACCGCGCGCAAACATTATGAGCGCTACGGACATTGGTCGCTGCTGCTGAGTTGGCTGCCGGTGATCGGCGATCCGTTGACCCTGATCGCCGGCGTCATGCGCGAACCGCTGGGGCGCTTTCTGCTGATCGTCACGCTGGCCAAAGCTGCGCGCTACGCCGTGGTGGCGATGCTGACCCTGGGCTGGCTCGGTTGA
- the glgA gene encoding glycogen synthase GlgA — translation MISAALDIQGERAQQAVGESSTVSLPGSRSINVPGTKTLTPVASQNPNKKKVLFVTSEIADLVKTGGLGDVSAALPRAMAHLHDVRVLIPGYPQVMHSENPIHIIGELGGHAALPPCKIGRMDMPDGLVIYVLICPELYEREGSPYGANNGRDWPDNHIRFARLGLAAADIAANLAQIHWCPDLVHAHDWPAGLAPAYMHWRGQRTPTLFTIHNLAYQGVTSLGSCPELGIPNHALQQEGMEFYGKMSFLKAGMAYSSHITTVSATYAQEITTPDFGCGLDGFLAAKTQQGLLSGIPNGIDESWDAATDPHLFAPFAIGDWEGKAVNAAHVRELFGLKDSSGPLFAVVSRLVYQKGLDLTQAVSEYIVQNGGQIAIIGRGEPEEEQAMRELALRFPGQIGVRIGFNETDARRMFAGSDFLLMPSRYEPCGLSQMYAQRFGSLPVARNTGGLADTIENGVTGFLFDESTADSYREALSRAFKVFAFPDLLNAMRCRAMAAPFNWCKAVEPYAELYEQLVAKALGKAGHK, via the coding sequence ATGATCAGTGCGGCATTGGATATTCAGGGAGAGCGTGCTCAGCAGGCGGTTGGTGAATCGAGCACGGTGAGTCTTCCCGGCAGCCGGTCGATCAACGTCCCGGGCACCAAAACGCTGACGCCGGTCGCCAGCCAGAATCCCAACAAGAAGAAAGTGTTGTTCGTGACCTCGGAAATCGCCGATCTGGTGAAGACAGGCGGTCTGGGTGACGTCTCCGCCGCCCTGCCCCGCGCCATGGCGCACCTGCACGATGTGCGCGTGTTGATCCCCGGTTATCCGCAGGTGATGCACAGCGAGAACCCGATCCACATCATCGGCGAACTCGGCGGCCATGCCGCGTTGCCCCCGTGCAAGATCGGCCGCATGGACATGCCGGACGGGCTGGTGATCTATGTGCTGATCTGCCCTGAACTCTATGAACGTGAAGGTTCGCCGTACGGTGCCAATAACGGTCGCGACTGGCCTGACAACCATATTCGTTTCGCCCGCCTGGGCCTGGCCGCTGCCGACATCGCCGCCAACCTCGCACAAATTCACTGGTGCCCGGATCTGGTGCACGCCCACGACTGGCCGGCCGGCCTGGCCCCTGCTTATATGCACTGGCGCGGGCAGCGCACGCCGACCCTGTTCACCATTCACAACCTGGCTTATCAAGGCGTGACCAGCCTCGGCTCGTGCCCGGAGCTCGGCATCCCGAACCATGCCCTGCAACAGGAAGGCATGGAGTTCTACGGCAAAATGTCGTTCCTCAAGGCCGGCATGGCCTATTCGAGCCACATCACCACGGTCAGCGCCACCTACGCCCAGGAAATCACCACCCCGGATTTCGGCTGCGGTCTCGACGGCTTTCTCGCCGCCAAGACCCAGCAAGGCTTGCTCAGCGGCATTCCCAACGGCATCGACGAGAGTTGGGACGCGGCCACTGATCCGCACCTGTTTGCGCCGTTCGCCATCGGCGACTGGGAAGGCAAAGCCGTCAACGCCGCCCATGTGCGTGAACTGTTTGGCTTGAAAGATTCCAGCGGCCCGCTGTTTGCCGTGGTCTCGCGTCTGGTTTATCAGAAAGGCCTGGACCTGACCCAGGCAGTCTCCGAGTACATCGTGCAGAACGGCGGCCAGATCGCGATCATCGGCCGTGGCGAGCCGGAAGAAGAACAGGCCATGCGCGAGCTGGCGCTGCGCTTTCCCGGGCAGATCGGCGTGCGCATCGGCTTCAATGAGACCGATGCCCGGCGCATGTTCGCCGGCAGTGATTTCCTGCTGATGCCGTCGCGTTATGAGCCCTGCGGCCTGAGCCAGATGTACGCCCAGCGTTTCGGCTCGCTGCCGGTGGCGCGCAACACTGGCGGCCTGGCCGACACCATCGAGAATGGCGTCACCGGTTTCCTCTTCGACGAATCCACGGCCGACAGCTACCGCGAAGCCCTGAGCCGCGCGTTCAAGGTATTCGCCTTCCCCGACTTGCTCAACGCCATGCGCTGCCGGGCGATGGCTGCGCCGTTCAACTGGTGCAAAGCGGTCGAACCCTATGCCGAGCTCTACGAACAACTGGTCGCCAAGGCGCTGGGTAAAGCCGGCCACAAATAA
- the treZ gene encoding malto-oligosyltrehalose trehalohydrolase gives MPLRTQENWPHGAIMQDAEHTQFALWAPDAFYVSVELENGQSLPMLPQTDGWFVIKTRCPAGTRYRFNIDGELEVPDPASRAQDGDIDRYSVVVDPLAYQWRHTTWNGRPWSEAVIYELHVGALGGFAEVEQHLARLAELGITAIELMPLAQFPGTRNWGYDGVLPFAPQASYGTPEQLKHLIDSAHGHGLAVILDVVYNHFGPDGNFLGRYAKGFFREDKQTPWGAAIDFRRDEVREFFIENALMWLFEYRFDGLRLDAVHAIESPDFLPELAQRIRQQTDPARHVWLTVENELNQSSLLEYDYDAQWNDDGHNALHVLLTGETDAYYADYALQPTEQLTRCLSQGFVFQGHITRHGEPRGEPSEHLPSTAFVLFLQNHDQIGNRAFGERLHHLADPRALRAATVLLLLSPMIPLMFMGDEYAAEQPFLFFTSHHGELAELVREGRRNEFSGFAAFTDPHKREQIPDPNAEETFHASQPRLIGSGTAKQQETLALYRQLLQLRHRYIIPNLSGTQALGAHMLGFGAVTARWRLGDGSQLRIDLNLSDTPVVNPAQTDAVWLFQQPPADDLSEPGILAPYCAIVSLTAATPLQPLDGERL, from the coding sequence ATGCCGTTACGGACCCAAGAAAACTGGCCCCACGGCGCGATCATGCAGGACGCCGAACACACTCAGTTTGCGCTGTGGGCACCGGATGCGTTTTACGTCAGTGTCGAACTTGAAAATGGCCAGTCGCTGCCGATGTTGCCGCAGACCGATGGCTGGTTCGTGATCAAGACCCGGTGCCCGGCGGGCACCCGTTACCGCTTCAACATCGATGGCGAACTGGAGGTGCCCGACCCGGCCTCCCGTGCTCAGGACGGCGACATTGACCGCTACAGCGTGGTGGTCGATCCGCTGGCCTATCAATGGCGCCACACCACCTGGAATGGTCGGCCGTGGAGCGAAGCGGTGATTTACGAGTTGCACGTCGGCGCACTCGGCGGCTTTGCCGAAGTCGAACAGCATCTGGCGCGCCTCGCCGAACTGGGCATCACCGCTATCGAATTGATGCCGCTGGCGCAATTCCCCGGCACCCGCAACTGGGGCTACGACGGCGTGTTGCCCTTCGCTCCGCAAGCCTCCTATGGCACCCCGGAACAGCTCAAGCACCTGATCGACAGCGCCCACGGCCATGGTCTGGCAGTGATTCTCGACGTGGTCTACAACCACTTCGGCCCCGACGGCAATTTCCTTGGCCGCTACGCCAAGGGCTTTTTCCGCGAAGACAAACAGACCCCATGGGGCGCGGCAATCGATTTTCGCCGCGATGAAGTTCGCGAGTTCTTCATCGAAAACGCGCTGATGTGGCTGTTTGAATATCGCTTCGATGGCCTGCGTCTGGACGCGGTGCATGCGATAGAAAGTCCGGACTTCCTACCCGAACTCGCCCAGCGTATTCGTCAGCAGACTGATCCGGCTCGCCACGTCTGGCTGACCGTGGAGAACGAGCTCAACCAGTCGAGCCTGCTCGAATACGACTACGACGCGCAATGGAACGATGACGGCCACAATGCCTTGCATGTGCTGCTGACCGGCGAAACCGACGCCTATTACGCCGACTACGCGCTGCAACCTACGGAACAACTGACGCGCTGTCTGAGCCAGGGTTTCGTGTTCCAGGGCCATATCACCCGCCACGGCGAACCCCGGGGCGAACCGAGCGAACACCTGCCCTCCACCGCTTTCGTGCTGTTCCTGCAGAATCACGACCAGATTGGCAACCGTGCCTTCGGTGAGCGCCTGCATCACCTCGCCGATCCACGGGCACTGCGGGCTGCCACGGTGCTGTTGCTGCTATCGCCGATGATCCCGCTGATGTTCATGGGCGATGAATACGCCGCCGAGCAACCGTTCCTGTTCTTCACCAGCCACCACGGCGAACTCGCCGAATTGGTGCGCGAAGGACGTCGCAACGAGTTTTCCGGGTTCGCCGCGTTTACCGATCCGCATAAACGCGAGCAGATCCCCGACCCGAATGCCGAGGAGACCTTCCACGCCTCGCAGCCCCGACTGATTGGCAGCGGCACCGCAAAACAGCAGGAAACCCTCGCGTTGTACCGGCAACTGCTGCAATTGCGCCACCGCTACATCATTCCCAATCTGTCCGGCACCCAGGCGCTGGGCGCGCACATGCTCGGCTTCGGCGCGGTCACTGCGCGCTGGCGCCTGGGCGATGGCAGTCAGCTGCGAATTGACCTGAACCTCAGCGATACGCCAGTGGTCAACCCTGCACAGACCGACGCCGTGTGGTTGTTTCAGCAGCCGCCTGCAGACGATCTGTCGGAACCGGGCATCCTCGCCCCGTATTGCGCAATTGTCAGCCTCACGGCCGCAACCCCCTTGCAACCTCTGGATGGAGAGCGCCTATGA